The Castanea sativa cultivar Marrone di Chiusa Pesio chromosome 11, ASM4071231v1 genome contains a region encoding:
- the LOC142617100 gene encoding F-box/kelch-repeat protein At3g23880-like, with product MREQPRPQRQILRQRDIYLPDDLVINNILTRLPVKSVMRFRCVCKSWYSSIKPSDFIDTHLSNYKDSHDINGYVIHMPSVRNTFFSSSSSSNTSIPVCTVAFDRTFDKISDVRIPSDVNFNQIVGSCNGLLCVANSGNVIYLWNPSIRKFKRLPDTLLRRLVNVTLGFAYHPENNDYKVVRISSTPFGAPVSYHEIEVYTLSSDSWRRVETPSTTNVILYDKNFPLPIPLVNGALHWMSCITEGEKSRKSRTIMAFDVNSEKFRKLALPHGSIDENTFQTFLASFKGKLAFITWERSEQPRTQYSIWVMKEYGVFESWNKLCVVPFERVSHCSAFTENGSLLVCYINDQEEKPDFKFVLVDTETLHEKKDPDIQQHSYVANFMESLVLLDGTNMVAY from the coding sequence atgagagagcaGCCGCGTCCACAGCGACAGATTCTCCGACAGAGGGATATCTATCTCCCAGACGACCTCGTAATCAACAACATCCTGACAAGGCTGCCGGTGAAATCAGTGATGAGATTCAGATGCGTTTGCAAATCCTGGTACTCCTCGATCAAACCCTCCGATTTCATCGACACCCACCTCAGCAACTACAAAGATTCACATGATATTAATGGCTATGTCATACACATGCCGTCGGTaagaaacacttttttttcttcttcgtcGTCTTCTAACACTAGCATACCAGTTTGTACTGTCGCTTTTGACCGCACGTTTGATAAGATTTCTGATGTTAGAATTCCCTCTGATGTTAATTTTAACCAAATAGTGGGTTCGTGCAATGGCTTATTGTGTGTCGCCAATTCGGGTAAtgttatatatttgtggaaCCCCAGTATTAGAAAATTCAAGAGGTTGCCTGATACTTTATTACGACGGTTAGTCAATGTTACACTCGGTTTTGCATATCATCCCGAGAATAATGACTACAAGGTTGTCAGGATTTCATCTACTCCTTTTGGGGCACCTGTGAGTTATCATGAGATTGAGGTGTACACATTAAGCTCGGATTCATGGAGACGTGTCGAAACCCCGTCGACAACCAATGTTATCCTCTAtgataaaaattttcctttgcCAATCCCATTGGTTAATGGAGCTTTGCACTGGATGTCGTGTATCACAGAAGGAGAAAAGAGTCGCAAGAGTAGAACGATTATGGCATTTGATGTCAATAGTGAGAAATTCAGAAAGCTTGCACTGCCTCATGGGTCTATTGATGAGAACACATTTCAGACATTTCTTGCATCTTTCAAGGGGAAACTAGCATTCATTACATGGGAGCGGAGTGAACAGCCCAGAACCCAATACTCCATATGGGTTATGAAGGAGTATGGTGTGTTCGAGTCTTGGAATAAACTTTGTGTTGTACCATTTGAAAGAGTATCTCATTGCAGTGCCTTTACTGAGAATGGTTCACTTCTGGTTTGCTACATCAATGATCAAGAAGAGAAGCCGGATTTTAAGTTTGTATTAGTTGACACTGAAACTCTGCATGAGAAGAAGGATCCTGATATCCAACAGCATTCATATGTAGCTAATTTCATGGAGAGTCTTGTTTTACTTGATGGAACAAACATGGTAGCTTACTAA